AGATCATTTCGATCAAGAACGTGGCGATGTCCATCGCCGAGCAGGAACAGCTCCTGCAGGACATCTGCAATGACGTTCTGGGCTATGGCCCGTTGGAACCGCTGCTGGCGCGCGACGACATTGCCGACATCATGGTCAACGGTGCCGGCCACGTCTTCATTGAAGTCGAAGGGCGGGTGCGCAAGACCAATATCAAGTTCCGTGACAACGCCCAGCTGATGAATATCTGTCAGCGCATCGTGTCCCAGGTGGGCCGGCGCGTGGATGAATCCAGCCCGATCTGCGACGCGCGCCTGGCCGATGGCAGCCGCGTCAACGTCATCGCGCCGCCGCTGGCGCTGGACGGGCCGACCCTGACCATTCGCAAATTCAAGAAGGACAAGCTCAAGCTCTCCAATCTGGTGGGCTTCGGCTCCATCTCGCCGGAAGGTGCCCGGATTCTGGAGATCATCGGCGCCTGCCGGGCAAACGTGCTGATCTCCGGCGGTACCGGCTCGGGCAAGACGACGCTTCTCAACTGCCTCACCGGCTTCATCGGCGAGGACGAGCGCATCATCACCTGCGAAGACGCCGCCGAACTTCAGCTGCAGCAGCCCCATGTGGTGCGCCTGGAGACCCGCCCGCCCAATCTGGAGGGCTCGGGCCAGGTGACCATGCGCGATCTGGTCAAGAACTGCCTGCGCATGCGCCCCGAGCGCATCATCGTCGGCGAGGTGCGCGGCCCTGAAGCGTTCGATCTGTTGCAGGCCATGAATACCGGTCATGACGGCTCCATGGGCACGCTGCACGCCAACAGCCCGCGCGAGGGTCTGTCGCGGCTGGAGTCCATGATCACCATGGGCGGCTACAACCTGCCCACCAAAACCATCCGGGAGATGATCTCCGGCTCCATCGATGTGGTCATCCAGGCTGCGCGTCTGCGCGACGGGACGCGCAAGATCACGCACATCACCGAAGTGCTGGGCATGGAAGGCGATGTGATTATCACCCAGGATCTGTTCCTGTACGAAATCACCGGCGAGGACGCGGACGGCAATATTCTGGGCCGCCATGTCTCAACCGGCATTGCGCGTCCGAAATTCTGGGATCGCGCGCGTTATTTCGGGCTGGAGCAGGCGCTCGCCGAGGCGCTCGACGCGTCGGAGGCCTGACGCCATGGCCGGTGACATGGTCTATATCCTCGCCGCGGTCTGCGCCTTCGTCGCTGTGGCGGCGGCAGGCCTGGCGCTGGCACCGAGCGATGGCGGACGCACGCGCAAGACCCGTGTGGCAGTGGCCGTCGGCCAGCCGGTCCAGCGCGGGCAGCGCAAGGTCGCCGCCCTCGACGCCGCCGCCCAGAAGCGCCGCCAGATCCAGGAAACCCTGAAAGACCTCGAAGCGCGTCAGAAGGCCGAGCGCAAGAAATCCCTGACCCTGAAAGGCCGCCTGGAGCAGGCGGGTCTGAAGGCCACGCCTTTGCATTTCTGGATCGCGTCGGGCGGCCTCGCCGCGATCGCCCTGCTGGGCGTGATGGCGACGGGTCTGCATCCCGCCATCGCCGCCGCCGCTGCCATCGTGGCCGGTCTCGGCCTGCCGCGCTGGGTGCTGGGCGTGATGCGCAAGCGCCGCCAGGCCAAGTTCACATCCCATTTCGCCGATGCGCTGGACATCATCGTGCGCGGCATCAAGTCCGGCCTGCCGCTGAGCGAATGCTTGAAAGTGATCGCGCGCGAATCCGAGGCCCCGGTGCGTCAGGAGTTCGAGCTGCTGGTGGAGGGCCTGTCGGTCGGCGTCGATCTGGACGAGGGCCTGCGCCGGATGACGGGCCGCATGCCGTTGTCAGAGCTGTCCTTTTTCATGATCGTTCTGGTCATCCAGCAAAAGACCGGCGGCAACCTGTCCGAGGCGCTGAACAATCTGTCGGGCGTGCTGCGCGCGCGCAAGATGATGCGCGAGAAGGTCCAGGCCCTGTCCTCTGAAGCGAAGGCGTCGGCTTTCATCATCGGCTCCCTGCCGCCGGGCGTGGCGATCATGGTGTCGATCATGTCGCCGGCCTACATGGAGCCACTGTTCAACACGCCGCTGGGTCAGATGATGCTGATGGGCGGCGCGCTGTGGATGGGCATCGGCATCGTGATCATGCGCGGCATGATCAATTTCAAAATGTAGGCGGAGGCCGTCATGACAGCATTCGCCACCTGGATCACGCAGCCGGAGAATTTCTTCGCGGCGCTCGCGGCCATCCTGGTCTTCGCCACGGCGCTGACCCTGTCGGGCTCGTCCATGCGCAATGACAATCTGTCGCGGCGCATGAAGCAGGTCGCCAACCGGCGCGAGGAATTGCGCCGCAAATCGCGCGAAGCGATGGAGCGCGAGAAGACCAGCGGGCTTCGCGGCAAGGACACGCGCAGCCCGTTCCGCAAGGTGGTCGAAGGGCTGAACCTCCAGAAATTGCTGGAAGACCCCAATCTGAAAACCAAGCTGGTCCAGGCCGGCATGCGTGGCCAGGGCCCGATCTTCGCCTTCTATTTCGCGCGCTTCGTGGCGCCCTTCCTGCTATTCGCCGCCGTGGCGCTGTATCTGTGGACCATCAATGATTTCGGCCTGTCGGGCATGCAGCGCCTGACGGCGGCCATGGGGGCGGCGGTGCTGGGCTATTATGCACCCGCGCTGTACCTCTCCAATGTCGGCGCCAAGCGGCGTGAATCGATCATGCAGGCCTTTCCCGACGCGCTGGACCTCCTCCTGATCTGCGTGGAAGCGGGCATGTCTATAGAGGCGGCGTTCCAGAAGGTCGCGTCGGAAATCGGCTCCAGCTCCATCGATCTGGCCGAGGAATTATCCCAGACCACCGCCGAGCTCGCCTATCTGCAGGAGCGGCGCATGGCGTACGAAAACCTCTCCGCGCGCACCGGCCATCCCGGCGTCAAATCGGTGGCCACGGCGCTGATCCAGGCCGAACGCTACGGCACGCCTCTGGGCTCTGCGCTGCGGGTGATGGCCAAGGAAAACCGCGATATGCGCATGAGCTCGGCCGAGAAGAAGGCGGCGGCTCTGCCCGCCAAGCTCACCGTGCCGATGATCGTGTTCTTCCTGCCGGTCCTGTTCCTGGTGATCGGAGGACCCGCCGTGCTCAATCACCAGAATCTGTAAGCCCCGATCAGGCCCCGCCCGCATGCAAAAGGGTTTTTGCAGCGGCCGGTTTGGCTTTAGGGTGCGCAGCCCTG
The window above is part of the Hyphomonadaceae bacterium ML37 genome. Proteins encoded here:
- a CDS encoding type II secretion system F family protein: MTAFATWITQPENFFAALAAILVFATALTLSGSSMRNDNLSRRMKQVANRREELRRKSREAMEREKTSGLRGKDTRSPFRKVVEGLNLQKLLEDPNLKTKLVQAGMRGQGPIFAFYFARFVAPFLLFAAVALYLWTINDFGLSGMQRLTAAMGAAVLGYYAPALYLSNVGAKRRESIMQAFPDALDLLLICVEAGMSIEAAFQKVASEIGSSSIDLAEELSQTTAELAYLQERRMAYENLSARTGHPGVKSVATALIQAERYGTPLGSALRVMAKENRDMRMSSAEKKAAALPAKLTVPMIVFFLPVLFLVIGGPAVLNHQNL
- a CDS encoding type II secretion system F family protein; translated protein: MAGDMVYILAAVCAFVAVAAAGLALAPSDGGRTRKTRVAVAVGQPVQRGQRKVAALDAAAQKRRQIQETLKDLEARQKAERKKSLTLKGRLEQAGLKATPLHFWIASGGLAAIALLGVMATGLHPAIAAAAAIVAGLGLPRWVLGVMRKRRQAKFTSHFADALDIIVRGIKSGLPLSECLKVIARESEAPVRQEFELLVEGLSVGVDLDEGLRRMTGRMPLSELSFFMIVLVIQQKTGGNLSEALNNLSGVLRARKMMREKVQALSSEAKASAFIIGSLPPGVAIMVSIMSPAYMEPLFNTPLGQMMLMGGALWMGIGIVIMRGMINFKM
- a CDS encoding CpaF family protein, whose protein sequence is MFGKRPPGSPDGSRTFGAAPSGAPEAASVAVRERPKPAAPRPATPAPAPAPASRSAGEMKAAPARRKAQEPERVGAERSAEYYAIKTTIFNALIDTIDLGQLSRLDNETAADEIRDIVTEIISIKNVAMSIAEQEQLLQDICNDVLGYGPLEPLLARDDIADIMVNGAGHVFIEVEGRVRKTNIKFRDNAQLMNICQRIVSQVGRRVDESSPICDARLADGSRVNVIAPPLALDGPTLTIRKFKKDKLKLSNLVGFGSISPEGARILEIIGACRANVLISGGTGSGKTTLLNCLTGFIGEDERIITCEDAAELQLQQPHVVRLETRPPNLEGSGQVTMRDLVKNCLRMRPERIIVGEVRGPEAFDLLQAMNTGHDGSMGTLHANSPREGLSRLESMITMGGYNLPTKTIREMISGSIDVVIQAARLRDGTRKITHITEVLGMEGDVIITQDLFLYEITGEDADGNILGRHVSTGIARPKFWDRARYFGLEQALAEALDASEA